One stretch of Tissierellales bacterium DNA includes these proteins:
- a CDS encoding radical SAM protein, producing the protein MSKKTKIIPIFVPHLGCPNDCIFCNQKKITNVSTSMTPEKAKDIIEEHLETLDSNKYSIEISFFGGTFTGIDKVDQKLLLRVALDYKESGRVEKIRLSTRPDRVDSSIIDLLKAYKVDIVELGVQSLDDEVLKASNRGHNARDVIGAVERLKIAGFEVGIQIMPGLYKTNYLSDLKTLNQVIDLSPDFVRLYPTLVIKGTRLKELYENDEYTPLSVEKAVEFCKIAYILFESRDINIIRMGLQPTDGISWGNDVVAGPFHPAFRSLVLSSLYGDYIESVLDGNEYKNAEFNVPQSLISFVVGQNKSNVIRYKEYICGFMRFEPKRSNEDFIELVLEDMYGEVQRKILDLSKYCKKVAEKYRTLEGGVVEFKKIRTKRI; encoded by the coding sequence ATGAGTAAAAAGACGAAGATAATACCTATTTTTGTGCCACATCTGGGCTGTCCGAATGACTGTATATTTTGTAATCAGAAGAAGATAACGAATGTTAGTACTAGTATGACACCAGAAAAAGCGAAGGATATAATAGAAGAACATTTAGAAACATTAGATTCGAATAAGTATTCTATAGAAATTTCATTTTTCGGTGGAACTTTTACGGGAATTGATAAGGTAGATCAAAAGTTATTATTAAGGGTAGCTCTTGACTATAAAGAAAGTGGCAGAGTAGAAAAAATAAGATTATCAACTAGGCCTGATAGAGTAGATAGTAGCATTATAGATTTACTTAAAGCTTACAAAGTTGATATTGTAGAGTTAGGGGTACAGTCCCTTGATGATGAAGTTTTAAAAGCATCTAATCGTGGGCATAATGCCCGTGATGTTATAGGTGCAGTGGAAAGATTAAAAATAGCAGGTTTTGAAGTAGGCATACAAATTATGCCAGGACTATACAAAACGAATTATTTGAGTGATTTAAAAACACTCAATCAGGTGATTGATTTATCACCTGATTTTGTTCGTTTATATCCTACACTTGTTATAAAGGGAACTAGATTAAAAGAGCTGTATGAAAATGACGAGTATACTCCATTGTCTGTTGAAAAAGCTGTTGAATTTTGCAAAATAGCGTATATTTTATTTGAGTCAAGAGATATAAACATTATCAGAATGGGTCTACAGCCAACCGACGGAATATCTTGGGGAAATGATGTGGTTGCAGGGCCATTTCATCCGGCATTTAGGAGCTTGGTATTATCATCTCTATATGGGGATTATATAGAAAGTGTATTAGATGGAAACGAATATAAAAATGCTGAATTTAATGTTCCACAATCTTTGATATCATTTGTAGTTGGACAGAACAAAAGTAATGTAATTAGGTATAAAGAGTATATATGTGGATTTATGCGATTTGAGCCTAAAAGAAGTAATGAAGATTTTATAGAGTTAGTATTGGAAGATATGTATGGTGAAGTACAACGAAAAATACTAGATTTATCTAAATATTGTAAAAAAGTAGCAGAAAAATACAGAACCTTAGAGGGTGGCGTAGTTGAATTTAAAAAGATTAGAACTAAAAGGATTTAA
- the smc gene encoding chromosome segregation protein SMC: MNLKRLELKGFKSFADKTKIDFETGITGIVGPNGSGKSNISDAIKWVLGEQSAKSLRGSKMEDIIFNGTDKRKPLNYSEITMILDNSDGKFPLEYREVMVTRRVFRSGDSEYYLNKTACRLKDIKELFMDTGIGTDGYSIIGQGKIDEILSTKPEDRRKLFEEAAGIVKYKSRKTNAERKLNRTDENLLRARDIIFELEKQVEPLEKQSIKAEKYIKYKEQLRDKELSHYKKNYIKIEKNKEEIFDKLNDIENIRRELQEREKEKHEIYANDDLEKQQLEVVIEGLNDQIAETKEQLQKKEGLIELINEKIAVANRDLQRYKIENEDSEKNSEADKADISNLEVQIDSFEDEKKLCYEDILSKEEKLKEIKEDLDSKTTQKNEMSTQYVKFLNDLTAIETRETSYRNFEANIQSRIDDLENKMKSEKENQKQLSDDFDKIDDEFSIEKKNLDEVEEKREQIVFSKNKLENELIKKSDSIRETERKFDSLKSKYKILNEMKNRHEGYFLSVKKTLDYLDNNENLKVGFEGVVADLIQVPEKYETAIEMSIGGALQNLVTETEKSAKSILAEIKKNRLGRVTFMPLDAMKGKKVQLEDRLKRANGFMGIASELIDYDDKYKSVIEYILGRVIVFEKIDDALNFAKQTGYKFKLVTLEGDILNPGGSITGGSINNKKQAGLLGRNRELDLLKIDIKKARDRYDLLRDEYHLAVEQLEEQKIIVDDLSKLKNEKVLLLQKLENHKKHIDEKLKDQINRINQFSSELGGIHDEKDNSLRQLESMKNEAERIRVQKEKIEESMTALDIHIGELLKSENLLEHEISELKIRVASCAEKVTSRKNELNQIYSRIEKSKLQELERAKLIQKCGNNRSENEELLTKIKSEKEDQRNNLDAQNQKIVDVKNIKDDLKDKLAFIEKEIENIKSELENNQNKRHKLQIELEKKDLKLNAMEDKLFEDYEIRIEDLKKIELEEFDDLKLDDEVKKLKNKIKALGSINLESIEKYKEVKERYDFLKEQEHDLIEAKNSLEQVIEEMEVQMRIQFKDNLEVIRKNFSEIFLQLFGGGKADIVISEEEDILLSGIDIIAQPPGKKLQSILLLSGGEKALTAIALLFAILKMKPSPFCILDEIEAALDDANVCRFADYLNHYADQTQFIVITHRKGTMEAVDSLYGVTMEEKGVSKIVSVKLTEESINHFIQ, translated from the coding sequence TTGAATTTAAAAAGATTAGAACTAAAAGGATTTAAATCCTTTGCAGATAAAACTAAAATAGATTTTGAAACAGGAATAACGGGAATAGTGGGTCCAAATGGAAGTGGAAAGAGTAATATATCTGATGCTATTAAATGGGTATTAGGTGAGCAAAGTGCGAAATCACTTCGCGGTAGTAAGATGGAAGATATAATATTTAATGGAACAGATAAGAGAAAACCACTTAATTATTCTGAAATTACTATGATTTTGGACAATAGTGATGGAAAATTTCCTTTAGAATACCGAGAAGTTATGGTTACTAGGCGAGTGTTTAGGTCTGGTGATAGTGAGTATTATTTAAACAAAACTGCATGCAGGCTTAAGGACATAAAAGAATTGTTTATGGATACCGGAATAGGTACAGATGGTTATTCTATAATTGGACAGGGCAAAATTGATGAAATACTAAGTACAAAACCTGAAGATCGAAGAAAATTGTTTGAAGAGGCTGCAGGTATAGTAAAGTACAAGAGTAGAAAAACCAATGCAGAGCGAAAATTAAATAGAACTGATGAGAATCTTTTGAGAGCTAGAGACATTATTTTTGAATTGGAAAAACAAGTAGAACCATTAGAAAAACAATCAATCAAAGCTGAAAAATATATCAAATATAAGGAACAGTTGAGAGATAAAGAATTATCACATTATAAGAAAAACTATATCAAAATAGAAAAAAATAAAGAAGAGATATTTGATAAATTAAACGATATAGAAAATATACGTAGAGAACTTCAAGAAAGAGAAAAAGAAAAGCATGAAATTTATGCAAATGATGATTTAGAAAAACAACAATTAGAGGTCGTTATAGAAGGCCTAAATGATCAAATAGCAGAAACAAAAGAGCAACTTCAAAAAAAAGAAGGTTTGATAGAGCTTATAAATGAGAAAATTGCAGTAGCCAATAGAGATTTGCAAAGATATAAAATTGAAAATGAAGATAGTGAAAAAAATAGTGAGGCAGATAAAGCAGATATATCCAACCTTGAAGTACAAATAGATTCATTTGAAGATGAGAAGAAACTATGTTATGAGGATATTTTAAGTAAAGAAGAGAAGCTAAAAGAAATAAAGGAAGATTTGGATTCAAAAACTACTCAAAAAAATGAAATGAGTACCCAGTATGTTAAATTTTTAAATGATTTAACGGCTATAGAAACTAGAGAAACTTCATATAGAAATTTTGAAGCTAATATACAATCGAGAATAGATGATTTAGAGAATAAGATGAAATCTGAAAAAGAGAATCAAAAACAATTAAGTGATGATTTCGATAAGATAGATGATGAATTCTCCATAGAAAAAAAGAACTTAGATGAAGTAGAAGAAAAGAGAGAACAAATAGTTTTTTCTAAAAACAAACTTGAGAATGAATTAATTAAAAAAAGTGATTCAATAAGAGAAACAGAACGAAAATTTGATTCGCTTAAGTCGAAATACAAAATACTTAATGAAATGAAAAATAGGCATGAAGGGTACTTTTTGAGTGTAAAAAAGACACTGGATTATTTAGATAATAATGAAAATTTAAAAGTAGGTTTTGAAGGTGTCGTTGCAGACCTTATTCAAGTGCCAGAAAAATATGAGACAGCAATAGAAATGTCTATCGGTGGTGCTCTCCAAAACTTAGTTACAGAGACTGAGAAATCAGCTAAAAGTATATTGGCTGAAATAAAAAAGAATAGACTTGGAAGAGTTACATTTATGCCACTTGATGCAATGAAAGGGAAAAAAGTTCAGTTAGAGGATAGACTTAAAAGAGCTAATGGATTTATGGGAATTGCCTCTGAATTAATTGATTATGATGATAAATACAAGAGTGTAATAGAATATATACTGGGACGAGTTATCGTTTTTGAAAAAATAGACGATGCTCTAAATTTTGCAAAACAAACTGGTTATAAGTTCAAACTAGTTACGCTTGAGGGAGATATTTTAAACCCTGGAGGGTCTATTACTGGTGGTAGTATAAATAACAAAAAACAAGCGGGTTTGCTTGGAAGAAATAGAGAACTTGATTTATTAAAAATTGACATAAAAAAAGCTAGAGACAGGTATGATTTACTAAGAGATGAATATCATTTGGCTGTAGAGCAACTTGAAGAACAGAAAATTATAGTTGATGATTTAAGTAAGTTAAAAAATGAAAAAGTACTTTTATTGCAGAAACTCGAAAATCATAAGAAACATATAGATGAGAAGTTAAAAGATCAGATTAACCGGATAAATCAGTTTTCAAGTGAACTCGGTGGAATTCATGATGAAAAAGATAATTCTTTGAGACAATTAGAATCTATGAAAAATGAGGCTGAAAGAATAAGAGTTCAAAAAGAAAAGATTGAAGAATCAATGACAGCTTTAGACATTCACATAGGCGAACTTTTAAAAAGTGAAAATTTATTGGAGCACGAAATTAGTGAGCTGAAGATTAGGGTAGCTTCATGTGCTGAAAAGGTAACTAGTAGAAAAAATGAATTAAATCAAATATACAGTAGAATAGAAAAGAGTAAATTACAAGAATTAGAGCGAGCAAAATTGATTCAAAAATGCGGGAACAATAGAAGTGAAAATGAGGAATTGCTAACAAAAATAAAATCTGAAAAAGAAGATCAAAGAAATAATTTAGATGCTCAAAATCAAAAGATAGTTGATGTAAAGAATATAAAAGATGATTTGAAAGATAAGTTAGCATTTATTGAAAAAGAAATTGAAAATATAAAATCAGAGTTAGAAAACAATCAGAACAAGAGACATAAGCTGCAAATAGAGCTTGAAAAGAAAGATTTAAAATTAAATGCTATGGAAGATAAGCTTTTTGAGGATTATGAAATCAGAATTGAAGATTTGAAAAAAATTGAACTGGAAGAATTTGATGATTTAAAATTAGATGATGAAGTGAAAAAACTCAAAAATAAAATAAAAGCATTAGGAAGCATAAACTTAGAATCGATAGAGAAGTATAAAGAAGTGAAGGAAAGGTATGATTTCCTCAAAGAGCAGGAACATGATTTGATAGAGGCAAAAAATTCACTTGAACAGGTTATTGAAGAAATGGAAGTTCAGATGAGAATTCAGTTTAAAGATAATCTAGAGGTTATACGAAAGAATTTTTCTGAGATTTTTTTACAATTATTTGGAGGAGGAAAAGCAGATATTGTAATTTCTGAGGAAGAAGACATATTGCTAAGTGGCATAGATATAATAGCACAGCCTCCAGGAAAGAAACTTCAAAGTATATTGTTGCTTTCAGGAGGAGAAAAAGCATTGACTGCAATAGCTTTGTTATTTGCTATATTGAAAATGAAGCCAAGTCCATTTTGTATACTTGACGAGATTGAGGCGGCATTAGATGATGCAAATGTATGTAGGTTTGCAGATTATTTGAATCATTATGCGGATCAAACACAATTTATAGTAATAACACATAGGAAGGGAACTATGGAAGCTGTTGATTCTTTATATGGTGTTACAATGGAAGAGAAAGGTGTAAGTAAAATAGTTTCTGTGAAATTGACAGAGGAGTCTATAAATCATTTTATACAATAA
- the ftsY gene encoding signal recognition particle-docking protein FtsY yields MFSWFKKGKKRKEEENIEEINVEKTKSEDDVENEEERKAEEERKAEEAREAEEKRKAEEERKAEEARKAEEERKAEEERKAEEERKAEEERRAEEENKPKKKMGFFAKLVKGLEKTRKSITSQIDNILSGYGKIDEELFEEIEEILIMADVGVPTTMRIIDDLRAKVKARKLTEATEIRAILKEEISEILTESELGNKLNLEPSPAIILVVGVNGVGKTTTIGKVAARLKNEGKSVLLAAGDTFRAAAIEQLTEWANRAEVDIVAHTEGADPAAVIFDGIQAAKARKSDVLICDTAGRLHNKKNLMNELNKIFRIVEREYPNATREVLLVVDATTGQNAVIQAKTFKEACNISGIALTKLDGTAKGGVVLAVQSELSVPVKLVGVGEGIDDLQDFNPKDFVDAMFS; encoded by the coding sequence ATTTTTTCGTGGTTTAAAAAGGGAAAAAAAAGAAAAGAAGAAGAAAATATAGAAGAGATAAATGTAGAAAAAACAAAAAGTGAAGATGATGTAGAAAACGAAGAGGAGCGTAAAGCCGAAGAAGAGCGTAAGGCTGAAGAAGCACGCGAAGCCGAGGAAAAGCGCAAGGCTGAGGAAGAGCGCAAGGCTGAAGAAGCACGCAAGGCCGAAGAAGAGCGCAAGGCTGAAGAAGAACGTAAGGCTGAAGAAGAACGTAAGGCTGAAGAAGAGCGTAGAGCTGAGGAAGAAAATAAACCTAAGAAAAAAATGGGATTTTTTGCGAAGCTTGTAAAAGGATTAGAGAAAACAAGAAAGAGCATAACATCACAAATTGATAATATACTTAGTGGTTATGGGAAAATTGATGAGGAGTTATTTGAGGAAATAGAAGAAATTTTGATAATGGCAGATGTTGGAGTACCTACAACTATGAGAATTATTGACGATTTGAGAGCTAAGGTTAAAGCGAGAAAGTTAACAGAAGCAACTGAAATTAGAGCAATTCTCAAAGAAGAAATTTCTGAAATATTAACTGAGTCAGAGTTAGGTAATAAGTTGAATTTAGAACCATCGCCAGCAATTATATTAGTGGTTGGTGTAAATGGTGTTGGAAAGACAACAACGATAGGAAAGGTAGCTGCTAGACTTAAGAATGAAGGGAAAAGTGTTTTACTTGCAGCAGGTGATACGTTTAGAGCAGCAGCAATTGAGCAATTAACAGAATGGGCAAATAGAGCAGAAGTAGATATAGTTGCCCATACGGAAGGTGCTGATCCAGCGGCTGTTATATTTGATGGTATTCAAGCTGCCAAGGCTAGAAAATCTGATGTTTTAATTTGTGATACAGCAGGTAGACTTCACAATAAGAAAAATTTGATGAATGAGCTTAATAAAATATTTAGAATAGTGGAAAGAGAGTATCCAAATGCAACTAGAGAAGTACTACTTGTAGTAGATGCGACTACGGGCCAAAATGCAGTAATACAAGCGAAAACGTTTAAAGAGGCATGCAATATATCTGGAATAGCTTTGACTAAACTTGATGGGACGGCTAAAGGTGGAGTTGTGCTAGCTGTACAGTCAGAATTATCTGTACCCGTAAAACTTGTTGGAGTAGGAGAGGGAATCGATGATTTGCAGGATTTCAATCCGAAAGATTTTGTAGATGCTATGTTTTCTTAA
- a CDS encoding YlxM family DNA-binding protein — MYEKFVEIAMLYDFYGNLLSSKQQRVIELYYLEDLSLSEIGENLQISRQAVHDMLKRSEKGLYEYETKLGLIAKFEGNKKRAEQILELANKIHVEGLDSGIYHETLELIISLAKGILENNQEDK, encoded by the coding sequence ATGTATGAAAAATTCGTTGAAATAGCAATGTTATATGATTTCTATGGTAATCTTTTGAGTTCAAAGCAACAGAGAGTTATTGAACTATATTACTTAGAGGACTTATCGCTAAGTGAGATCGGTGAAAATTTACAGATCAGTAGACAAGCTGTTCATGATATGTTAAAGCGCTCTGAAAAAGGCCTTTATGAATATGAAACCAAACTAGGATTGATAGCTAAGTTTGAAGGAAATAAGAAACGAGCAGAACAGATTCTAGAATTGGCTAATAAGATTCATGTTGAAGGATTGGATTCGGGAATATATCATGAAACCTTAGAGCTGATTATTTCCCTAGCTAAGGGTATATTAGAGAATAATCAGGAGGATAAATAA